A segment of the Erythrobacter sp. F6033 genome:
TCGGGGATGAGCTACGGTTCGCTATCCACGCCGGCGGTACGCGCGCTTTCCAGTGGCGCGGCGAAAGCAGGGTGCTGGATGAACACCGGTGAGGGCGGGCTTTCTCCGTATCACCTTGAAGGTGGCTGCGACATTGTATTTCAGATCGGTACAGCAAAATACGGCGTTCGCGATGACGACGGAAACTTGTCCGACGAAAAGCTTCGCGAAGTGGCCGCTCACGAGAAGGTCCGCATGTTCGAATTGAAGCTCTCGCAGGGCGCAAAGCCAGGCAAAGGCGGCATATTACCTGCCGCCAAGGTCAATGCAGAAATCGCCAAAATCCGCGGTATTCCAGAGGGCGAAGCATCGATCTCTCCGAACCGGCACACGGATATCGGCAGCATCGAAGAGCTGCTCGATATGATCGCCCGCATCCGCGAAGTGACCGGGAAGCCGGTGGGCTTCAAGACGGTCATCGGTGCCTATGGCTGGCTGCAAAATCTATTCGAAGAAATCAACAAACGCGGCCCACAAAGCGCGCCAGATTTTATCACTGTAGATAGCGGCGACGGTGGAACAGGCGCTGCCCCCATGCCTTTGATCGACAATGTCGGCCTCACTCTGCGTGAAGCCCTTCCGATGCTAGTCGATTTGCGCGACGAAGCTGGTCTGAAAGATCGAATCCGGATCGTCGCAAGCGGTAAGCTAGTAACTCCCAGCGAGGTCGCATGGGCGATTTGTGCGGGTGCAGACTTCACCATTTCGGCGCGAGGTTTCATGTTTGCACTTGGCTGTATTCAGGCGATGAAATGCAACAAGAACACCTGCCCAACAGGCATCACCACGCACGACCCGAGCCTTCAGCGCGGCCTCGATCCAGCCAACAAGTCTGTGCGGGTCGCGAATTTTGTGAAGCAAATGCGTAAAGAAGTCGGCGTGATCGCCCATTCGGTCGGCGTTACCAACCCCCGCGGGATGAAGCGATACCACGTGCGCCTCGTTTGTGCTGATGGTCGCTCACGTCCGTTGGATGAGCTATATCCTTCGGCCACCAAGCAGGTGGCTTAGAAGCCAAGCCAATGCTTGCGATTTCTGGTCTTAGACAACCCTAGGAACGCAGCAAGCACGACCAGTATACCTGAACCAATACAGGCCCATGCAATTGCTTCGTTCTCTTGCCCCCCGCGAAAATGGATCGCGGTGAGCGCCCAGCAGAACACCGCAGCATACCACGGGTTACCGCGGCTTCTCACAACGGCAAGCGCAGCAATCACACCGCTGATTGCAACCATGCCTGCGGTAACAAGCGGGAATGTCCCCCCATCTGCGAACCCGTAAAATTTGAGCGTCGCCGACACATTCACGATGCTTGCTGCGGTCAGCCAAGCCGCTAGCGCGCTAAAGACGGGAGCCACCAGCCAGCGCTCCTTCGAGGCGAATTCGTCATGCTGCACCAATGTGCGGAGAACGGCGAGCAAGCCGATCAGAGATACAAATATGATGATCGCTGAAATTGCGGTGAGATTGTTGTAGCCTGTATACGCCGCCCAAATGCCCTGCGCGCCAAGAGCAATCGCTGCGGGCCAGCCAATCCGATCAAGCAACGCATTGCTGCGCTCGGCGGGGAGCGCCTGCCAGATTGCGAATACCGCTGAGCCAAGAAACAGCAATCCCCAGATCGAGAAAGCCCAGCCCGATGGCGTGATCATTGTTCGCACCGAATCCGAGCGATCGCCGATTTGTTCGCCAAATCCCAAGGCTGGCAGGAAAGACGACCCGATCTGGCAGACCACGGCAAGAATGATAACGGCGCGCTGAACAGCGCTGCGATTGGCTGACAATGTTGCTTGCATGGAACTTTAACGGCTGGCGCTGCTCGGCGTTCCAGCAATTGCGGGAAACCTTGGCGAAACGAAATATGTCAGGGGGCTTCATAAGCCGGGTTCTGTATCCGCGCGCGGTATCCCCGAGGGGACCGGCCACGCGGTGGCAGCCATTCATCTAGGCCATCCGTTGCCGAACAGCTCAAGCAGCCAACCCGGACCTCTCGGAGCGAAACACTCCTGCCTAAAAGGCGCGAGACCCCTATTTGGCCTTGCTCCAGGTGGGGTTTACCATGCGGACGCTGTTACCAGAGCCCCGGTGCGCTTTTACCGCACCCTTTCACCCTTGCCTGTGACCGTTAGGTCCATCGGCGGTACACTCTCTGTGGCACTTTCCCTAAATGCCTGCCCAAAAGCAGACACTCGGCGGGCGTTACCCGCCACCTTTGCTTCGTGGAGCCCGGACTTTCCTCGCGGTCTTGCGACCCCGCGACTGCCTCGGCCCCCTGACGGATCTGCGCATACAGAAAGGGCCGGCTTTAGGAAAGCCGGCCCTTCACTCTTGCAATATTTGGCGAAGCTTATTCTTGCCCGCCAATGTTATCGATTGGCTCATCTGGCGAAATCAGTTTCCAAATCACCGCGCCAATGGCTGCGCCAATTAGCGGAGCGACCCAGAACAACCAAAGCTGCGGCACGGCTGCCGTATCGGCGTAAAATGCCACGCTGGTTGAACGCGCCGGATTGACCGACGTGTTCGTCACCGGAATGGAAATCAGGTGGATCAGCGTCAGCGCAAGACCGATTGAAATCGGCGCAAAGCCCGCTGGTGCCTTTGACGATGTCGATCCGAGGATCACGATCAGGAAGCCTGCGGTCAGGACAATCTCAATGATCAAAGCGGCCGTCATGGAAAATCCGCCCGGCGACAATTCGCCGTAGCCGTTGGAGGCAAAGCCGCCTGCTTCAAAGTCGGCCACTCCGCTCGCGACAAGAAACAGAACGCCAGCCGCTGTGAATGACCCAAGCAATTGTGCAACCCAATATGGCACCAATTCGCCCCAGCTAAAGCGTCCACCCAATGCGAGGCCGAGCGAAACTGCCGGGTTAAAGTGCCCTCCGGAGATGCCGCCGACCGCGTAAGCCATGGTCAGAACCGTCAAACCAAATGCCAGCGAAACGCCAACAAAACCGATGCCGAGTTCAGGAAAGGCTGCTGCGAGCACTGCGGAACCGCAGCCTCCAAACACCAGCCAAAATGTGCCGATAAATTCGGCTCCCAGTTTTCTCATCATTTCAGATCCCTCCCATTGTTGATGGTCTTTGTGGCAGCAGAGCATATTTCCCCCATGCCTGCTGAAAACCTTTGTAAACTGCTTTCTCTCTACCGCGCGTCTCCCCGGTCTCGCTCCAACAGCAAATGCCACAGGATAGCGCCCAGTTGCGCGTCATAGCGACCTTCGATCTTGTCAGGTCGCCAGCGCCGCTCGAAAGCCTCGATGGTTTTGCGGCCTTCGGTAATGTCGTATCCATACCGTTCCAGACCGAGGATAAATGCGCCTTCATTATGGAATGGATCGACCTGCTCGATCTTCTCGGGTTTTGGCAAACACAGCCCATATTCCGCCAGCCTGTCCCACGGAAACAGCTCGCCCGGATCAATTTTGCGCAACGGCGCAACATCCGAATGGCCGACGACGTTGGCACGAGGAATGTCGTATTGCTTCACGATCCGCGCGGCTAGCGGCAGCAGCGCTTCGAATTGAACGTCCGCAAATTCGCGATATCCACCCGCATGGCCGGGATGATCAAGTTCAATCCCGATGCTGGCAGAATTAACGTCCTTTGTGCCGCGCCAGAATGACGTACCCGCATGCCATGCACGTTTTTCTTCGGGCACCAGCTGGGTAACCACCCCCTCTTCGCTGATCAAATAATGCGCAGAAACACCGGCTTCCGGATCGGTCAGGCGGTCCAATGCTGTCTCGACCGGTTTCATTTCGGTGTAATGCAACACCAGCATCGTGATGGGAGATGTGCGCTCGTTGTAATTCGGTGAGGGCCTCACCGCATGAACCAGCTCATTGATCTCCATTTCGCTCATCCAATCATGCCTTCAGGCTCTGGGAGAACAGCTCCAAGCACAAGCGCTTCGTCAGTGACCGCATATTGCAGCCCTCCTCCTGTCTCCTCGGCCAGCAACGCGATCATATGCGCCGCTGCTGTCCGGCTGGAGATGTCGGCTTCCGAAAGTTCGCCTTGCAGCGCCTTCCCGATTGTCTCGTCGAATGCGATTTTGGGTCCGGTGGCGCGGGCCACAATCTCAACATTGCCGTCCCGCTTCTCCGCTCCGATGTCCAGCGTTCCGCCGCGTACCAGAGCATCAAGTGCGATCTGGGACAGGTTGAGCATCACTTTTACGGCAGGCTTTGGCAGACTGCTTTCGGCAATAGCCCAGTTCAGTTCCACCCGCTTGGCATCAGAAGCGAGCGCGTTCACAACATCCTGCGCTTCTTCGACTGGCACGTTTTCGCCAAACCCTCCGGCGGCACCGAAAGCAAGACGGAAGAATTTGAGTTTGTCTGTGCTGATCTTGGCGCTTTGTTCAAGCAGCTCGACGCAGCGGGCCCGCATTTCCGGGTCTTGCTCGTCAGCGAGAAGTTCCAGCCCGTTGGCCAACGCCCCAACGGGCGAAAGCATATCGTGGCACAGCCGCGAGCATAGCATGGAAGCAAGATCGGTTTGCGAGGTCATTCAGAAATCTCTTGATCAAATGTGTAGGGGAAAGGTGACACAGAACGCAGTCGCCGAATTCTTGCCGATGATTGATAAGCCATTGTTATTGCTCTGATCCCATCAATTCATTCGGTGCCAAGTGTGACTTTAGCGCTGCGAGGGGTGAATAGAGCAAAAAATCGGCCCGCATGCACCCACTGATTTAGCGGACCCTAGCCGCTTCCAACATCGTAGGAAAGCGCATGAAACCCATCCTTGTCGTCCGCCCAGAACATCACATCGTCATCTGCAACGATTGCCCATATTTTTCCGTCATGCGCGGCCATGGCCTTGTCAGTTTCGGAAGGGGACGGGCTGCCCGTCGGATGCGAGTGGAAATATCCCATAACGCGCAAACCGCCTTCGCGCTCTGATCTGTAGGCGTCGATCAAAGCCTGCGGATCAATCTCGAAATGCGTTTCGGGGCTTGGGTGCACATTGCGCGTCTTGAGAGCCGCAGTGATGCAGTCCCCCTCGCCCAGCAATAATCCGCAGGCCTCGCGCGGATGGGCGGTTTGGGCCGCCGATTGCATCGCTTCAAAGGCATCTGCGACGATAGAAACCCGCTCACCCTGAGCCTGTCGAAGGGTGAATTGCGACTGTGAGCGCGCCAATCGGCTTAACTCATCCCAACGTCGGTCAATCAGTGCTTCTTTCTTCGCCCGGCTCCACCCTTTGATTTGTCTTTCAGCGCGCAACGCTTCATATCGCTCACCAAATTCCTGTGACCAAACGAGGCGCACAGGCCGCCGAGATTTGGTATAACCACCGAGATTGCCGGCGTGATGCTGGGAAATTCTCTGTTCGAGATCATCCGTATGACCGGTGTAATATGACCCATCCGAGCAATGCAGCATATAGGTGTAAAACGGCATGGCCGAACCGTAGCGCAGTTTCGTCCTTCGACAAGCTCAGGACGAACGGACATGGCTGAGATTGCAACCATCACTGGCACAATCACCGTCCCTACCCGCCTCGACAAGGCGCTGGCGGATGCCACCAATCTGTCGCGCGCGCGGGTCCAGGCTCTGATTGCGGAGGGACATGTCGAAGTGGGAGGCACAACCGCCTCATCTCCGTCAGCCAAGGTTAGCGAAGGTGATGAGTTTCTGATCTCGATCCCTGCTGCCATCGAAGCCGAAGCGAAGCCGCAGGACATTCCGTTGAATGTCGTATTCGAAGACGAGCATCTGATCGTGGTCGACAAGCCCGCTGGCATGGTGGTCCATCCAGCGGCGGGCAATCCAGACGGGACTCTCGTCAATGCGCTATTGCATCACTGTGCAGGCCAGTTGTCCGGCATTGGCGGCGTTGCCCGGCCCGGTATTGTGCACCGGATTGACAAGGACACTTCCGGGCTGCTGGTCGTGGCCAAGTCCGATGCTGCGCATGAAGGTCTCGCCGCGCAATTCGCGGACCATTCCATCCATCGCCGGTATCTGGCCGTGGTTGGCGGCCATCCGTCCCCGTCCGAAGGCACGATTGATGAGCGAATCGGTCGAAGCGACGCGAACCGAAAGAAAATGGCTGTGCTCGACAAGAATTCCTCGCGCGGGAAGCATGCGGTTACCCATTATAAGGTTTTAGACCGGATGAATGGGTGCGCTCTGATCGAGTGCCGACTCGAAACCGGTCGCACACATCAGGTGCGCGTTCACTGCGCATCAATTGGTCATGCTTTAATAGGAGATCAGACTTACGGAAAAACACCCAAGGGCTTGAAAACTATGATTTCACAGCTCGGATTTGCCCGTCAGGCACTGCACGCAGCCGAATTGGGCTTTTTGCATCCAATCTCGAACGAATCCGTATCTTATTCGAGTGATGTTCCCATCGATATGAGGGAACTAATCGACCAACTTGGGCGTTGAATTAGATGAATGACATGTAATCCGGTTCAAACCGGCGAAAACACGTCTATATGTAACCATGTGGCCCGAAAAGACGGATGCCCATTAGGGGTCCATCAACAGAGGTCGACGCAAGAAAGGTTAGGGAAAAGTGAGTAAAGCAAGAACGACGGTCCCGTCCCTGAGTGGTGAGCAAGGCCTCAACCGCTATCTGTCGGAGATCAAGAAGTACCCGGTGCTTACGGCTGAGAATGAGTACATGCTCGCCAAGCGTTATTCCGAACATGAAGACCCCGATGCCGCAGCGCAGCTGGTGTCGAGCCACCTGCGGCTCGTGGCCAAGATTGCGATGGGCTATCGCGGTTACGGCCTGCCTGTGTCCGATCTCATTTCCGAAGGGAACGTGGGATTGATGCAGGGCGTCAAGAAATTCGAACCCGATCGCGGTTTCCGCCTCGCGACTTACGCGATGTGGTGGATCAAAGCCTCGATTCAGGAATATATCCTTCGCAGCTGGTCGCTCGTCAAAATGGGCACGACCGCGGCGCAGAAAAAGCTGTTCTTCAACCTTCGCCGGATGAAGAAACAACTCGAAGCTTACGAAGATTCCGATCTGCACCCTGAAGACGTGACGAAAATCGCCACTGATCTGGGCGTGCCAGAGCAGGAAGTCGTCAACATGAACCGCCGGATGATGATGGGCGGCGATGGCTCGCTCAACACGCCGATGCGCAATGGCGAAGACGGCTCTGGTGAATGGCAGGATTGGCTGACCGATGACGGTCCGCTGCAGGATGAGCTTGTCGCAGATGCGCAGGAATCCGAAGTGCGTCACGATATGCTGGTCGAAGCGATGGATTCGCTCAATGACCGCGAAAAGCACATCCTGACAGAGCGCCGCCTGACGGAAAAGCCGCAGACACTCGAAGAATTGTCACAGGTTTACGAAGTCAGCCGCGAACGTATCCGCCAGATCGAAGTGCGCGCCTTTGAAAAGCTGCAAAAGGCAATGCAGCGGATCGCGGGAGACCGCTTGCTGCCGGGAATGGCGTAAGCACCTGCGCGATTTGAAATAATAGAAACCGCCGCAAACCTCCCCGGTTTGCGGCGGTTTTTCTATGGGCTACTCTACCGGCGCCAGATCCATCACCGCTGCGACCATCGCGCGGGTGCCGAGCGTTACGCTTTCACGCGGGGCGATTTTGAACAGCGGAGAATGGTGTGAAGGCACCCGGGGGCCGCCATTGTCCGCTGCTTCGAATGCTTCGGCGGGCGTTCCGCCCACAGCGAAATAGTATCCAGGGACGCCGTATTCTTCCGCGACGAAATAGGCGAAGTCCTCCGCGCCCATGCCACCCTGTTCAAATGGCAGGAAGGTTTCCTCGCCGAGATCACGTTTGATGACATTATTCAGTCTGCGGGCGAGCACCGGATCATTGTTCGTCACCGGCGTGCCTTCGCTCACTTTGACTGTCACCGGCAGATCATCGGGGAGGCCGTGTGTTTTGCCCATATTGATCGCAATCCGCTCAATCGCGGCAAGCAGTTGCGCGCGGGTCTCTTCGTCATTGGCGCGAACGGTCAATTGAAGGTCAGCACGGTCAGAAATGATGTTGTGCTTTGTGCCTGAATGGATCGAACCGACTGTAATAACCGCTGGCGAGAGTGGTCCGACTTCGCGGCTAACAATACTTTGCAGCGCGGTGACGATTTGCGAGGCAATGTAGACTGGATCGCGGCCAGTATGCGGGCTGGCTCCATGAGCACCGATGCCGGGCACCATGATGTCGACCGAGTCCGCGCTGGAATACTGGATGCCCTCAGATGCGGTAATTTTGCCAGTCTCTAGCTGCGAGCCGACATGAAATGCCAGCGCATAGTCTGGCTTACCGAACCGGTCATAGAGCCCGTCTTCGAGCATAGCCTTTGCCCCGCCAACACGCTCTTCAGCGGGCTGAACAACGAACATGATCGTGCCGCTCCACTGGTCCTTCATGGCTGCCAAACGCCGCGCGGTGCCGACCATGGACGTGATATGCACATCATGGCCGCAGGCATGCATGACAGGGTATTCCTTGCCATCTTGGCCAACCTGAGTGGCAGTGGAAGCGTAATCGAGGCCCGATTTCTCTGGCACAGGCAGACCGTCCATATCCGCGCGCAGCAGGATCAGAGGGCCATCGCCATTGCGCATCATGCCAACCACACCCGTGCCGCCGACGCCTTCAGTCACTTCCATCCCGACAGCGCGCAATTCCTGCGCCATGCGGGCTGCGGTTTTGGTTTCCAAGAAGGACAGCTCAGGGTTCTTGTGAAAATGCACAAACAGCGGCGCGAGATAGCTGTCGTAATCTGCCTCAATTGCATCCGACGCGCTGTGATCATCAGCGAAAGCCGGAGCCGATAGTGTCGCGCCAGCCAGAGCTATGGCAGCGGCGGCGTTACGGAAAGTGCGCATTGGTAAGTCCCCTCAAAAGTGCTTTGGCCGCACCCAAGCACGGCATCCAGCCGTCCGCAAGGGAATGCCGATCTGTTCTATGCCGGCAAAGCCTCGATCAATCTGTCGAAGGCACCGACGTCAAAGCGATAACGACTGCGCTTTGCACCGCGCTGCTCAGTTTCCTTCAAAAGATCAGCCATATTGGGAAAGCCAAATCGCACGTGCCCCGGCAATGATCGAGACATCGCTGCGAACCAGTCGATCAGATGCGGTTGCAATGCGAGATGCTGATCAAAATTGCTTCGGCGGCGGGTAACATCGCCCTCTTTTTGTGATCGCACCGCAGCCTCGTCTATGCGCTTTACGAGATAGAGATCAGCAAATCCGAGCCTTTCTTCTGAGATGGCTCTCCGCACTTCCTGCGCCGCAAGCTCAAACCGGTCCGGCCAATCAAAGCCCGCACGCTCCATGCACCACGCATAGTGAATCTTGAGAGGGTCCGTATCGCATATGACAAAACCGTGTTCGCGCTCAATCTGAATGGCCATCTGAAACCGCGCGGCGTTGTTATCCGCCCAAAATTTCGCATGCTCCCGAGCGGGGGCATCGTCTGGTGGGCGCTGCGCTTTCACAGGTATTTCAGGGAGCCACCGGCCTTCGCCAAACTGACTGGCGAAAGTGGTCTTGCCTGCGGCGCTGATCCCTTCTGCAACGATAATCATTTCGGCTGTGTGAGAGGCCGAGTGTGTGCAGTCAATCGTGCAGGCAATTGCGCTGCCAATCTGGGATGCTATCGACCAGTCATGGTCATCAAACTTGCTCGCATCCTTGCCAAAATCATATTGTGGTTCGTCGGCCTAAGCCTGCTGCTTGTGATTGCATTCAAATGGATCCCGGTGCCCGTCACCGCGACGATGTTGATGGATGAGAACGGCATCACGAAAGATTGGGAAAGCCTCGACAATATCGATCCCAACCTGGTCGCTGCCGTGATTGCGGCAGAGGATTCGAAGTTTTGCGAGCATTCAGGTTTTGACACCCAAGCAATCGAAAAAGCGATCAAGAACAACGCGCAGGGCGGGAAAATTCGCGGCGCCTCCACGATCAGCCAACAAACCGCCAAAAACGTCTTTCTATGGCAGGGTGGCGGCTATTTCCGCAAAGGATTGGAGGCATGGTTCACGTTCTGGATCGAAAACATCTGGGGCAAAGAGCGGATTATGGAAGTCTACCTCAATGTCGCGGAAACCGGCATCGGCACATACGGCGCAGAGGCAGGTGCACAGCGATATTTCAATAAGTCCGCCGCGCGTCTTTCCGCCGATGAAGCGAGCCGTATGGCGGTCGCGTTGCCCAGCCCCAAGACGCGCTCTGTCACCAATCCCGGCGGCTGGCTATCGCGGTA
Coding sequences within it:
- a CDS encoding FMN-binding glutamate synthase family protein, which gives rise to MTAILDGLTSLFIFVVGLVVLSLIVLFFIDRYQTNDTVRRNYPVIGRMRHILSELGEFFRQYFFAMDREEMPFNRAQRDWVDDASKAKSTNVAFGSTRNLDPVGTPIFVNCPWPTLERDAVKAPPMRIGEGAARTPYDAPSIFNISGMSYGSLSTPAVRALSSGAAKAGCWMNTGEGGLSPYHLEGGCDIVFQIGTAKYGVRDDDGNLSDEKLREVAAHEKVRMFELKLSQGAKPGKGGILPAAKVNAEIAKIRGIPEGEASISPNRHTDIGSIEELLDMIARIREVTGKPVGFKTVIGAYGWLQNLFEEINKRGPQSAPDFITVDSGDGGTGAAPMPLIDNVGLTLREALPMLVDLRDEAGLKDRIRIVASGKLVTPSEVAWAICAGADFTISARGFMFALGCIQAMKCNKNTCPTGITTHDPSLQRGLDPANKSVRVANFVKQMRKEVGVIAHSVGVTNPRGMKRYHVRLVCADGRSRPLDELYPSATKQVA
- the aqpZ gene encoding aquaporin Z encodes the protein MMRKLGAEFIGTFWLVFGGCGSAVLAAAFPELGIGFVGVSLAFGLTVLTMAYAVGGISGGHFNPAVSLGLALGGRFSWGELVPYWVAQLLGSFTAAGVLFLVASGVADFEAGGFASNGYGELSPGGFSMTAALIIEIVLTAGFLIVILGSTSSKAPAGFAPISIGLALTLIHLISIPVTNTSVNPARSTSVAFYADTAAVPQLWLFWVAPLIGAAIGAVIWKLISPDEPIDNIGGQE
- a CDS encoding N-acetylmuramoyl-L-alanine amidase: MEINELVHAVRPSPNYNERTSPITMLVLHYTEMKPVETALDRLTDPEAGVSAHYLISEEGVVTQLVPEEKRAWHAGTSFWRGTKDVNSASIGIELDHPGHAGGYREFADVQFEALLPLAARIVKQYDIPRANVVGHSDVAPLRKIDPGELFPWDRLAEYGLCLPKPEKIEQVDPFHNEGAFILGLERYGYDITEGRKTIEAFERRWRPDKIEGRYDAQLGAILWHLLLERDRGDAR
- a CDS encoding histidine phosphotransferase family protein → MTSQTDLASMLCSRLCHDMLSPVGALANGLELLADEQDPEMRARCVELLEQSAKISTDKLKFFRLAFGAAGGFGENVPVEEAQDVVNALASDAKRVELNWAIAESSLPKPAVKVMLNLSQIALDALVRGGTLDIGAEKRDGNVEIVARATGPKIAFDETIGKALQGELSEADISSRTAAAHMIALLAEETGGGLQYAVTDEALVLGAVLPEPEGMIG
- a CDS encoding Mov34/MPN/PAD-1 family protein, with the translated sequence MPFYTYMLHCSDGSYYTGHTDDLEQRISQHHAGNLGGYTKSRRPVRLVWSQEFGERYEALRAERQIKGWSRAKKEALIDRRWDELSRLARSQSQFTLRQAQGERVSIVADAFEAMQSAAQTAHPREACGLLLGEGDCITAALKTRNVHPSPETHFEIDPQALIDAYRSEREGGLRVMGYFHSHPTGSPSPSETDKAMAAHDGKIWAIVADDDVMFWADDKDGFHALSYDVGSG
- a CDS encoding RluA family pseudouridine synthase; translation: MAEIATITGTITVPTRLDKALADATNLSRARVQALIAEGHVEVGGTTASSPSAKVSEGDEFLISIPAAIEAEAKPQDIPLNVVFEDEHLIVVDKPAGMVVHPAAGNPDGTLVNALLHHCAGQLSGIGGVARPGIVHRIDKDTSGLLVVAKSDAAHEGLAAQFADHSIHRRYLAVVGGHPSPSEGTIDERIGRSDANRKKMAVLDKNSSRGKHAVTHYKVLDRMNGCALIECRLETGRTHQVRVHCASIGHALIGDQTYGKTPKGLKTMISQLGFARQALHAAELGFLHPISNESVSYSSDVPIDMRELIDQLGR
- the rpoH gene encoding RNA polymerase sigma factor RpoH — encoded protein: MSKARTTVPSLSGEQGLNRYLSEIKKYPVLTAENEYMLAKRYSEHEDPDAAAQLVSSHLRLVAKIAMGYRGYGLPVSDLISEGNVGLMQGVKKFEPDRGFRLATYAMWWIKASIQEYILRSWSLVKMGTTAAQKKLFFNLRRMKKQLEAYEDSDLHPEDVTKIATDLGVPEQEVVNMNRRMMMGGDGSLNTPMRNGEDGSGEWQDWLTDDGPLQDELVADAQESEVRHDMLVEAMDSLNDREKHILTERRLTEKPQTLEELSQVYEVSRERIRQIEVRAFEKLQKAMQRIAGDRLLPGMA
- a CDS encoding amidohydrolase, with protein sequence MRTFRNAAAAIALAGATLSAPAFADDHSASDAIEADYDSYLAPLFVHFHKNPELSFLETKTAARMAQELRAVGMEVTEGVGGTGVVGMMRNGDGPLILLRADMDGLPVPEKSGLDYASTATQVGQDGKEYPVMHACGHDVHITSMVGTARRLAAMKDQWSGTIMFVVQPAEERVGGAKAMLEDGLYDRFGKPDYALAFHVGSQLETGKITASEGIQYSSADSVDIMVPGIGAHGASPHTGRDPVYIASQIVTALQSIVSREVGPLSPAVITVGSIHSGTKHNIISDRADLQLTVRANDEETRAQLLAAIERIAINMGKTHGLPDDLPVTVKVSEGTPVTNNDPVLARRLNNVIKRDLGEETFLPFEQGGMGAEDFAYFVAEEYGVPGYYFAVGGTPAEAFEAADNGGPRVPSHHSPLFKIAPRESVTLGTRAMVAAVMDLAPVE
- the mtgA gene encoding monofunctional biosynthetic peptidoglycan transglycosylase, with amino-acid sequence MVIKLARILAKIILWFVGLSLLLVIAFKWIPVPVTATMLMDENGITKDWESLDNIDPNLVAAVIAAEDSKFCEHSGFDTQAIEKAIKNNAQGGKIRGASTISQQTAKNVFLWQGGGYFRKGLEAWFTFWIENIWGKERIMEVYLNVAETGIGTYGAEAGAQRYFNKSAARLSADEASRMAVALPSPKTRSVTNPGGWLSRYGNTIEARMRVVKGDGLDSCVYD